One Ranitomeya imitator isolate aRanImi1 chromosome 1, aRanImi1.pri, whole genome shotgun sequence DNA window includes the following coding sequences:
- the ANKLE1 gene encoding ankyrin repeat and LEM domain-containing protein 1 isoform X4: MEDLAQKLCEAVENEDAKEVENLLKCGADPNFVLPNGIAAIHLASGKESECALRCLKLLLQHSGNPNVRSIDDLTPVHVASSWGCCKALIFLLQKGGDPFIQDQDGNTALDLALMENNRRCVVALQEYTERISDGYTGEMDGCHKNSTSLPDITEMSCITLLLGSTYENTPSSSTKISPLMSLPKTVTPGNMDYAVISSHLEMPGLCRKNDSNKELQIDDSTKIMQNKCEIKPTEAKEVVAFTKTSESSHCSEYFSTHGESVVTLENSSICKNINCDVSVKTQHLIDHDNSRAALGSHMYSTVPQDLASSRKLPLNPSTQDFQVFTKLDRLDEISLDHVNAYNKECIDDNEEDTLILHGNGSDFRNKHSECNTSIWDSGDRRWRPERILNSFHNSVNDTMNAQNLELVGMQKGVPSVENKELTDVSIPSERSRAPTEEGTEKTVRTSDMLQKTQSPTLTCVAPNYLEHGSHNLQTQLRNLLLSTKGCNSRQRSEVVSADTIPVNGETNSLQHGSLKQTDACSSSSSSEDTFIIEAHKYELHDKEDSELYNGLKEMLAAKHSPSTSNEDKSPFFTPRTKSRLHCYNFRHNISSLFEESVEMPKRGRRVRKPEDPLATFSHDLTPDEFLPRKSSHSPGVTDESTKTSDTSETLNIIDAKNSLERTSIKNIVQDDKENDSELQTTVDISNFLTDDLSSEAEVKSRELKQTAGNHCVEGGVLDSAWLTEDGESEISGVADQRNRDVIMTWEDKSLPASLVNQSFYHSTFIEDTAVNSSKVPRYSFSRLSSIVKVEESIAQLDLSTVEEVQEVPLSPGGRPVYVGQAEPVEYLYKDNDKGHVLIEKHMPSMDQSSTNLPGNSDNTIIYDWRNYKINTITMNKAPPSNSPNRVAVELYRLSNDEIASRLRGFGDEPVHVTSQNRKMCILLLDKRLKELTSNRPSGLSIEYSAELSLALHTCNIPDCSKDEAALSQEFDKPDKTQKWREGVLKSSFNYLLLDPS; the protein is encoded by the exons ATGGAGGATTTGGCCCAAAAGCTGTGTGAGGCGGTGGAGAACGAAGACGCCAA GGAAGTTGAAAATCTCTTAAAATGTGGAGCAGACCCAAATTTTGTCCTTCCCAATGGCATTGCTGCCATTCACCTTGCTTCAGGGAAGGAAAGTGAGTGTGCCCTGAGATGTCTAAAACTGCTATTACAGCACAGTGGAAATCCGAATGTCAG ATCTATAGATGATCTGACACCAGTGCATGTAGCATCTTCTTGGGGATGTTGTAAGGCTCTTATCTTCCTGTTGCAGAAAGGTGGAGACCCATTTATTCAGGATCAG GATGGAAATACAGCATTAGACTTGGCTTTAATGGAGAATAACAGAAGGTGTGTTGTAGCGCTTCAGGAATACACAGAAAGAATCTCTGATGGATACACAGGTGAAATGGATG GATGTCACAAGAATTCTACCTCTTTACCTGATATCACAGAAATGAGCTGCATCACGCTTCTGCTTGGGTCGACCTATGAAAACACCCCATCAAGCAGCACTAAAATCTCTCCTTTGATGTCTCTTCCAAAAACTGTCACTCCAGGAAACATGGACTACGCAGTAATATCCAGCCACTTGGAAATGCCAGGCTTGTGTAGAAAAAATGATTCCAATAAAGAATTACAAATAGATGATAGTACCAAAATCATGCAAAATAAATGTGAAATAAAGCCAACTGAAGCAAAAGAAGTAGTGGCTTTTACAAAGACTTCAGAGAGTAGTCACTGTAGTGAATACTTTTCTACTCACGGGGAATCTGTTGTAACTTTGGAGAACTCCTCTATCTGCAAAAATATTAATTGTGATGTGTCTGTTAAGACTCAACATTTGATTGATCATGATAATTCTAGAGCAGCTTTGGGCAGTCATATGTATTCTACAGTACCTCAAGATTTAGCAAGTAGCAGAAAATTACCATTAAATCCGAGCACACAAGATTTTCAGGTTTTCACGAAACTCGACAGATTGGATGAAATTTCTCTGGATCATGTTAATGCTTACAACAAAGAATGCATTGATGATAATGAGGAAGATACTTTGATTTTGCATGGTAACGGGTCTGATTTTAGGAATAAGCACAGTGAGTGTAACACAAGCATCTGGGATAGTGGTGATAGAAGGTGGAGACCAGAAAGAATTCTAAATTCCTTTCACAATTCAGTTAATGATACCATGAATGCTCAGAACCTTGAACTTGTAGGTATGCAAAAAGGTGTGCCATCAGTGGAAAATAAAGAGTTAACAGATGTTTCCATACCTAGTGAAAGAAGTCGAGCACCTACAGAAGAGGGAACAGAGAAAACAGTAAGAACATCagacatgctgcaaaaaacacaatcTCCCACTTTGACTTGTGTAGCACCTAATTACTTGGAGCATGGAAGCCATAATTTGCAAACTCAATTAAGGAATTTATTACTGTCTACCAAAGGTTGCAATAGTCGTCAGAGGTCAGAGGTCGTAAGTGCTGACACTATTCCAGTAAATGGTGAAACCAACTCCCTACAGCATGGTTCCCTTAAACAGACAGATGCTTGTTCCTCCTCTAGTAGCTCTGAAGATACGTTTATTATAGAAGCACATAAATATGAATTACATGACAAAGAAGATTCTGAGCTTTACAATGGCTTGAAAGAAATGCTTGCAGCGAAACATTCACCATCAACATCGAATGAAGACAAAAGTCCTTTCTTTACACCCCGTACTAAAAGTAGACTCCATTGTTACAATTTTCGACATAACATTTCTTCACTCTTCGAGGAGTCTGTGGAAATGCCCAAACGAGGCAGGCGAGTGAGGAAACCAGAAGATCCCCTGGCAACCTTCTCACATGATCTTACACCAGATGAATTTTTGCCTAGAAAGAGCTCCCACTCTCCTGGTGTGACCGATGAATCTACGAAGACGTCAGATACATCTGAAACCCTCAATATTATTGATGCTAAAAATTCGTTAGAGCGGACTTCAATTAAAAATATTGTACAGGATGATAAGGAAAACGACTCTGAGCTACAAACAACCGTCGACATCAGCAACTTTCTCACAGATGATCTTTCTTCAGAGGCAGAAGTTAAATCCAGGGAACTGAAGCAAACCGCTGGTAACCATTGTGTTGAAGGTGGGGTTTTGGACAGTGCATGGCTAACAGAAGATGGTGAATCTGAAATTAGTGGAGTTGCTGATCAGAGAAACAGAGACGTTATTATGACCTGGGAAGATAAATCATTGCCTGCATCTTTAGTAAATCAATCTTTTTATCATAGTACATTCATCGAAGACACAGCAGTGAATAGCAGTAAAGTTCCACGTTACAGCTTTAGCAGACTTTCTTCCATCGTAAAAGTGGAGGAAAGCATTGCTCAACTAGATTTAAGTACAGTTGAAGAAGTTCAAGAAGTGCCGTTATCACCTGGTGGACGCCCGGTTTATGTAGGCCAGGCAGAGCCTGTTGAATATCTCTATAAGGATAATGATAAAGGACATGTACTTATCGAAAAGCATATGCCATCTATGGATCAGTCTAGCACCAATCTTCCAGGAAATTCTGACAATACCATTATTTATGACTGGAGAAACTATAAAATTAACACTATAACCATGAATAAGGCCCCTCCTTCAAATTCACCTAATCGAGTGGCTGTGGAACTCTACAGATTGTCTAATGATGAAATTGCCAGCAGATTAAGAGGGTTCGGAGATGAACCTGTGCACGTAACTAGTCAAAATCGGAAAATGTGCATCTTATTATTAGATAAACGTTTAAAGGAGCTAACATCAAACAGACCGTCAG